Proteins encoded within one genomic window of Rhinolophus sinicus isolate RSC01 linkage group LG14, ASM3656204v1, whole genome shotgun sequence:
- the MAB21L3 gene encoding protein mab-21-like 3, with product MKSLIAENLDDCLLDKVDLRRQCISQAVEEVQKVICRLTTEISHHDIRFQAIPYSFTYNGNIKVLAPNQFLVTVPVRGLAGYRETREQRWRYYTLEGTRLPCPLRDPEGLQQWLQIQQFMKSLWQWHEADVNIEGDIVPAKVLQVFRKLVENAIETCCLSGKVSMLTNSIAVWLAVETSQGQVELELAPAVEIPNAWSKKARWPRWPWCLTRWPSRERVGCIKSFGFTLLARSTYHWQLSFVQAEQMLLEQLDEDGGCRRKCFQAMRQMKEDVWCPGERPVITSHHLQTVLFWTCEKYPHSNDWQVFSKGFLRLVRKLYKCVSQHFLKHFFVPKSNLLRYANSGELDAVAQKLALFLKDPQMDLP from the exons GTGGACTTGAGACGCCAGTGCATTTCCCAGGCTGTGGAGGAGGTGCAGAAAGTCATCTGCCGTCTGACCACGGAAATCAGCCACCACGATATCCGATTTCAAGCCATTCCTTACTCTTTCACGTACAATGGAAACATTAAG GTTTTGGCCCCCAACCAGTTCCTTGTCACAGTCCCGGTGAGGGGCCTGGCTGGGTACAGGGAGACCAGGGAGCAGCGTTGGAGGTACTACACCCTGGAGGGCACCAGGCTGCCCTGCCCCTTGCGGGACCCGGAGGGCCTGCAGCAGTGGCTGCAGATACAGCAGTTTATGAAGAGCCTGTGGCAGTGGCACGAGGCAGATGTGAACATCGAGGGAGACATTGTACCCGCCAAGGTCCTCCAGGTGTTCCGGAAACTGGTAGAAAACGCAATTGAAACCTGTTGCCTGTCAG GAAAGGTCAGCATGCTAACAAACAGCATTGCGGTTTGGCTTGCCGTGGAAACATCCCAAGGTCAGGTGGAACTAGAGCTGGCCCCCGCGGTGGAGATCCCCAACGCCTGGTCCAAGAAAGCTCGGTGGCCTCGGTGGCCTTGGTGTCTGACGCGCTGGCCTTCCCGAGAGAGAGTGGGGTGCATCAAG TCATTTGGATTTACCTTGTTGGCCCGGTCAACTTATCACTGGCAGCTGAGCTTCGTGCAGGCCGAGCAAATGCTGCTGGAGCAGCTGGACGAGGATGGGGGCTGCCGAAGGAAGTGTTTTCAGGCCATGAGGCAGATGAAGGAGGATGTCTGGTGTCCAGGAGAGAGGCCTGTTATCACATCCCACCATCTGCAG ACAGTGCTCTTTTGGACTTGTGAGAAATACCCCCACTCCAACGACTGGCAGGTCTTCAGCAAAGGATTCCTGCGCCTGGTGAGGAAGCTGTACAAGTGCGTGAGCCAGCACTTTCTCAAACACTTCTTCGTGCCAAAGAGCAACCTCTTGCGGTATGCCAACTCAGGTGAACTGGACGCCGTGGCCCAGAAACTGGCCCTCTTCCTGAAGGACCCCCAGATGGACCTGCCCTGA